From the Actinomycetes bacterium genome, one window contains:
- a CDS encoding DUF2252 domain-containing protein, with protein sequence MSLSSQHPTVDERARSGRAARQVAQRSANAELGDLRSPDDAVRIVEAQNETRLGFLVPVRRGRMSVSSFTFYRGSAAVMAADLADNPVSGLQVQLGGDAHLSNFGAYGSPERRLVFDANDFDETLRGPFEWDVKRLAASFVIAARHNGLGRKAQRGIANRSVAAYRMAMAVYAEMGVLELHYDRADVADLQRRIQETGGSKAGQRVAKFANRAMTKDSTQALRKLTVESGGRYRIRSTPPVLFPLSKLEQTMEASQLERAAEMAFEGYRASIADHRRALLDRFTPVEAGIKVVGVGSVGTRCLILLMEGKDRSDPFFLQFKEAGRSVLEDYLPASPYGNGGRRVVEGQRLVQAVSDPFLGWTTIDGGPDFYVRQLKDWKGSVEVEGSSKKRLRDYAVVCGVTLARGHARTGDPVALSAYLGKGDSFDRSVTEYASRYADRNEEYFRAFTEQIASGRLEATPDL encoded by the coding sequence ATGTCGCTGAGCTCACAGCACCCCACGGTGGATGAACGCGCCCGTAGCGGTCGCGCCGCCCGCCAGGTGGCGCAGCGCAGCGCCAACGCCGAGCTCGGTGACCTGAGGAGCCCTGACGATGCCGTGCGCATCGTCGAGGCCCAGAACGAAACGCGTCTGGGGTTCCTCGTGCCGGTGCGGCGGGGCCGCATGTCGGTGAGTTCGTTCACCTTCTACCGGGGGTCGGCCGCCGTCATGGCCGCCGACCTGGCGGATAATCCCGTGAGCGGGCTGCAGGTGCAGTTGGGCGGCGATGCTCACCTGTCCAACTTCGGTGCTTACGGCTCGCCGGAGCGCCGCCTTGTATTTGACGCGAACGACTTCGACGAGACCCTGAGGGGGCCCTTCGAGTGGGACGTGAAGCGGCTTGCCGCGTCGTTCGTGATCGCGGCCCGCCACAACGGACTCGGCCGCAAGGCCCAGCGTGGCATCGCCAACCGGTCGGTGGCCGCATATCGGATGGCCATGGCTGTGTACGCGGAGATGGGTGTGCTCGAGCTTCACTACGACCGCGCCGACGTCGCCGACCTCCAGCGCCGGATCCAGGAGACCGGCGGCTCGAAGGCCGGTCAGCGGGTGGCGAAGTTCGCCAACAGGGCCATGACGAAGGACTCCACCCAGGCGTTGCGCAAGCTGACCGTCGAATCGGGGGGCCGTTACCGCATCCGATCCACTCCGCCGGTGCTGTTCCCGCTCTCGAAGCTCGAGCAGACCATGGAGGCCTCACAACTCGAACGGGCCGCCGAGATGGCCTTCGAGGGTTACCGCGCGAGCATCGCGGACCATCGACGGGCGTTGCTCGACCGTTTCACCCCCGTTGAGGCCGGCATCAAGGTGGTCGGCGTCGGCAGTGTCGGAACCCGCTGCCTGATCCTGTTGATGGAGGGCAAGGATCGCAGTGACCCGTTCTTCCTCCAGTTCAAGGAAGCAGGGCGTTCGGTGTTGGAGGACTACCTCCCGGCCAGCCCGTATGGCAATGGCGGAAGGCGTGTCGTCGAAGGTCAGAGGCTGGTGCAGGCAGTCAGCGATCCGTTCCTCGGGTGGACCACGATCGACGGCGGCCCCGACTTCTATGTCCGGCAGCTGAAGGACTGGAAGGGCTCCGTCGAAGTCGAGGGCTCCAGCAAGAAGCGACTCCGTGACTACGCAGTCGTGTGCGGCGTGACCCTTGCGCGCGGCCATGCGCGCACGGGCGATCCGGTCGCGTTGTCGGCCTACCTGGGCAAGGGCGACAGCTTCGACCGGTCGGTCACCGAGTACGCGAGTCGCTATGCGGACCGCAACGAGGAGTACTTCCGGGCGTTCACCGAGCAGATCGCGTCGGGCCGACTCGAGGCGACGCCGGACCTTTGA
- a CDS encoding universal stress protein, translating to MANPVLLCSDGSEESVSAIEQGHALLAGSAEFEVVMVVDGPDPADLHGASGHAGPVMTEEEFTAEHEAAVAETERALAAKAQRLGLDNAPRRMLQGDPGPAICAYAQQVDATAIVMGSRGRSGLKRAVLGSVSDFVVRNASCPVVVTPQSGVD from the coding sequence ATGGCAAACCCGGTGTTGTTGTGCAGTGACGGTTCAGAGGAGTCGGTCTCAGCGATCGAGCAGGGCCATGCCCTTCTGGCAGGTTCAGCCGAATTCGAGGTCGTGATGGTCGTGGACGGACCCGACCCGGCGGACCTGCACGGTGCCTCTGGCCATGCGGGGCCCGTGATGACCGAAGAGGAATTCACCGCTGAGCACGAAGCTGCGGTGGCCGAGACCGAACGTGCCCTCGCTGCAAAGGCGCAACGGCTCGGCCTCGACAACGCACCGCGCCGGATGCTCCAGGGAGACCCTGGGCCGGCCATCTGCGCCTACGCGCAGCAGGTCGATGCCACGGCGATCGTGATGGGGTCGCGGGGCCGCAGCGGGCTCAAGCGTGCCGTGCTGGGCTCGGTGTCGGATTTCGTGGTGCGCAATGCCTCCTGCCCGGTCGTCGTGACCCCACAGTCGGGCGTCGACTGA
- a CDS encoding ABC transporter ATP-binding protein, with amino-acid sequence MTPAIELDHLTKSYGRTRGVVDLTLEVASGQVFGFLGPNGAGKSTAMRVLLDLHRPTSGAARVFGLDSHGDSLEVRRHVGYLCGDVALYDSLGVMEHLEWLGELRGGVDRSVIRSLAERFDLDLSRKVGDLSKGNRQKVGLVQAFMGRPDLLVLDEPTSGLDPLVQHEFQAMVAEVADEGRTVFLSSHVIDEVDRTCDRVAIIREGRLVTNESIESLRSRSLRTVRVLFESPVDPAAFEALADVTDARVDGNELTVTTTGDADALVKMAARHHVVDLVSERADLEEIFLAYYAQEDPTDTGGGGR; translated from the coding sequence ATGACACCCGCCATCGAACTGGACCACCTCACCAAGTCGTACGGCCGCACCCGCGGTGTCGTGGACCTGACGCTCGAGGTTGCCAGCGGGCAGGTGTTCGGATTCCTCGGTCCCAACGGGGCGGGCAAGTCCACCGCAATGCGCGTGCTGCTGGACCTGCACCGACCAACCTCCGGCGCCGCGCGGGTGTTCGGGCTCGACTCCCATGGAGACAGCCTCGAAGTGCGCCGGCACGTTGGATACCTCTGCGGCGACGTGGCCCTGTATGACTCGCTCGGGGTCATGGAGCATCTCGAGTGGTTGGGTGAGCTGCGCGGCGGCGTGGACCGCAGCGTCATCCGCTCGCTGGCCGAGCGATTCGATCTGGACCTGTCGCGAAAGGTCGGCGACCTCTCCAAGGGCAACAGGCAGAAGGTCGGCCTGGTGCAGGCGTTCATGGGCAGGCCCGACCTGCTGGTGCTCGACGAGCCCACCTCAGGACTCGACCCACTGGTCCAACACGAGTTCCAGGCCATGGTTGCCGAGGTCGCTGATGAGGGCCGCACGGTGTTCCTGTCGTCTCACGTGATCGACGAGGTGGACCGCACCTGTGACCGTGTTGCGATCATTCGCGAGGGCCGCCTGGTCACCAATGAGTCCATCGAATCGCTTCGCTCCCGGTCGCTGCGCACCGTGCGCGTCCTGTTCGAATCGCCGGTTGACCCGGCGGCGTTCGAGGCGCTCGCGGATGTGACAGACGCGCGAGTGGACGGCAACGAGCTCACGGTCACCACGACCGGTGATGCCGACGCGCTGGTCAAGATGGCTGCGCGGCACCACGTAGTCGACCTCGTCAGCGAACGGGCGGACCTGGAGGAGATCTTCCTCGCCTACTACGCACAAGAGGATCCGACCGACACAGGCGGCGGTGGGCGGTGA
- a CDS encoding holo-ACP synthase translates to MIDRFGGRQVALGSFAPSERALLVARRDPHPGMAARLLARELVIEVLSAVPGALPQGVVLSDVEIVADPDGRPVLGVTAGVTEALARSVHLSITHDAAMAAAWVVMD, encoded by the coding sequence GTGATCGACCGCTTCGGGGGTCGACAGGTTGCGCTCGGATCCTTCGCCCCCAGCGAGCGGGCCCTGCTGGTGGCGCGGCGTGATCCGCACCCCGGGATGGCCGCCCGGCTGCTGGCCAGAGAACTCGTCATCGAAGTGCTCTCCGCTGTGCCCGGCGCGCTCCCGCAGGGCGTGGTGCTGTCAGACGTGGAGATAGTGGCCGACCCCGACGGCCGGCCGGTCCTCGGAGTCACGGCCGGGGTCACCGAGGCGCTCGCCCGGTCTGTTCACCTGTCGATCACCCACGACGCCGCCATGGCGGCTGCGTGGGTCGTCATGGACTGA
- a CDS encoding cold-shock protein: MSVVNGTVKFFNNEKGYGFISREGEDDVFVHFSNIAGDGYRSLEEGQAVEFEVGPGRKGPEALNVRAV; the protein is encoded by the coding sequence ATGAGTGTCGTAAACGGAACCGTGAAGTTCTTCAACAACGAGAAGGGCTACGGCTTCATCTCGCGCGAGGGAGAGGACGACGTGTTCGTCCATTTCTCGAACATCGCCGGTGACGGCTACCGCTCCCTCGAAGAGGGTCAGGCAGTCGAGTTCGAGGTCGGACCGGGCCGCAAGGGCCCGGAGGCGCTCAACGTCCGAGCGGTCTGA
- a CDS encoding ABC transporter permease subunit yields the protein MTGLAITGRSLRDRRGSLIWWAVGIFLYTAMIMAVWPVIEDNKEFEELAKSYPEALKAMMGGPDAFDAFTTPAGFLDTYLYSMILPFILVGLAVAMGAALLGGDEEDGKLELLLSYPVTRTSAVGQKALAMTTAVVAIAALVVLLIFAVGSLVDLDVGIAGLLSATLGTALFALLHGQIAMLGGAVLGRRGVALGVGWGVALGGYLLNVLSGIDSSLSWLRWLSPLHYATANTPLNNGPPVEYLALLAALVLATTATLVAFRRHDLR from the coding sequence GTGACCGGGCTCGCAATAACGGGCCGATCGCTCCGCGACCGCCGCGGCTCACTCATCTGGTGGGCCGTGGGCATCTTCCTCTACACCGCGATGATCATGGCCGTCTGGCCGGTCATCGAGGACAACAAGGAGTTCGAGGAACTCGCCAAGAGCTACCCGGAAGCACTCAAGGCGATGATGGGCGGCCCCGACGCATTCGACGCCTTCACCACTCCGGCCGGGTTCCTCGACACCTACCTGTACTCGATGATCCTGCCGTTCATACTCGTGGGCCTCGCTGTCGCCATGGGGGCGGCGCTTCTCGGAGGCGACGAGGAGGACGGCAAGCTCGAATTGCTGCTGTCCTACCCGGTGACCCGCACGTCGGCCGTCGGCCAGAAGGCACTGGCAATGACCACCGCGGTCGTCGCCATAGCCGCACTGGTGGTGCTGCTGATCTTCGCGGTGGGATCGCTCGTCGACCTGGATGTCGGCATCGCGGGTCTCCTGTCCGCCACCCTGGGCACGGCTCTGTTCGCACTCCTGCACGGCCAGATTGCGATGCTGGGCGGAGCGGTACTCGGCCGCCGGGGCGTGGCGCTGGGCGTGGGCTGGGGTGTCGCTCTGGGCGGGTACCTGCTCAACGTGTTGTCGGGGATCGACAGTTCGCTCAGCTGGCTGCGCTGGCTCTCACCGCTGCACTACGCAACCGCCAACACACCACTCAACAACGGGCCGCCCGTGGAATACCTCGCACTGCTGGCAGCGCTGGTCCTTGCGACCACCGCGACGCTTGTGGCGTTCCGCCGCCACGACCTGCGCTGA